The following proteins come from a genomic window of Iamia sp. SCSIO 61187:
- a CDS encoding Hsp70 family protein yields the protein MANTVYGIDLGTTYSCISRVDRFGRPEVLTNLDNEPTTPSVVLFDTDDQVVVGKQAKRQARINPDNVASLVKRSMGDHEWRFSAQGKEWSAPAISAFILKALAGDVERQTGEPVTDVVITVPAYFGDEERKATKLAGEYAGMNVVDIINEPTAAAFAYGFASQGTEAETVLVYDLGGGTFDVTVIELSERKIKVITTDGDHELGGADWDARLATHLSERFMEECPDAEDPLDDSYGAQDLISAAEEAKQNLTNRDSTDVLVVHAGHRANITVTRAELEQLTASLLTRTMQLTRAVTKAAEARGVTTIDRVLLVGGSSKMPVVAERLRADFGFDPQLADPDLAVAKGAAIYGQKKEIEQVVIDDLVAQGKLAEGQSIDDADSVDLSKVIGDAAESYGLPSDVVSDLVGTQVQNVCSRGFGLLIQGSDGKTTASFLTHRNDNLPLVVTDTFYTVVDDQSEVQIDVFEQGGSEESEDPEDNSLLISGSITGIPPGHKKGAAVEVTFAMGSDGTLEVTGRHVAMDEPLHLRVETGAALSPETIASEKGDVDLRKPSM from the coding sequence ATGGCCAACACCGTCTACGGCATCGACCTGGGCACGACGTACTCGTGCATCTCGCGGGTCGACCGCTTCGGCCGCCCCGAGGTCCTCACCAACCTCGACAACGAGCCCACGACCCCGTCGGTGGTGCTGTTCGACACCGACGACCAGGTGGTCGTGGGCAAGCAGGCCAAGCGCCAGGCCCGGATCAACCCGGACAACGTGGCCTCGCTCGTCAAGCGCAGCATGGGCGACCACGAGTGGCGGTTCTCGGCCCAGGGCAAGGAGTGGTCGGCCCCGGCCATCAGCGCCTTCATCCTCAAGGCCCTGGCCGGCGACGTCGAGCGCCAGACCGGCGAGCCGGTCACCGACGTGGTCATCACCGTCCCCGCCTACTTCGGCGACGAGGAGCGCAAGGCCACCAAGCTGGCCGGTGAGTACGCCGGCATGAACGTCGTCGACATCATCAACGAGCCGACGGCCGCCGCCTTCGCCTACGGGTTCGCCAGCCAGGGCACCGAGGCCGAGACGGTGCTGGTGTACGACCTCGGCGGCGGGACCTTCGACGTCACCGTCATCGAGCTGTCCGAGCGCAAGATCAAGGTGATCACCACCGACGGCGACCACGAGCTGGGGGGCGCCGACTGGGATGCCCGCCTGGCGACCCACCTGTCGGAGCGCTTCATGGAGGAGTGCCCCGACGCCGAGGACCCCCTCGACGACTCCTACGGCGCCCAGGACCTCATCTCCGCCGCCGAGGAGGCCAAGCAGAACCTCACCAACCGGGACTCGACCGACGTGCTGGTCGTCCACGCCGGGCACCGGGCCAACATCACCGTGACCCGCGCCGAGCTCGAGCAGCTCACCGCCAGCCTGCTGACCCGCACGATGCAGCTCACGCGGGCGGTCACCAAGGCGGCCGAGGCCCGCGGCGTCACCACCATCGACCGGGTCCTCCTCGTGGGCGGCTCGTCGAAGATGCCCGTCGTGGCCGAGCGGCTGCGCGCCGACTTCGGCTTCGACCCGCAGCTGGCCGACCCCGACCTGGCGGTGGCCAAGGGCGCCGCCATCTACGGCCAGAAGAAGGAGATCGAGCAGGTCGTGATCGACGACCTGGTCGCCCAGGGCAAGCTGGCCGAGGGCCAGTCCATCGACGACGCCGACAGCGTCGACCTGAGCAAGGTCATCGGTGACGCGGCCGAGAGCTACGGACTGCCCAGCGACGTGGTCTCGGACCTGGTCGGCACCCAGGTGCAGAACGTCTGCTCCCGCGGCTTCGGGCTCCTGATCCAGGGGTCGGACGGGAAGACGACGGCGTCGTTCCTCACGCACCGCAACGACAACCTGCCGCTGGTGGTGACCGACACCTTCTACACCGTCGTCGACGACCAGTCGGAGGTGCAGATCGACGTCTTCGAGCAGGGCGGCAGCGAGGAGTCCGAGGACCCCGAGGACAACTCCCTGCTGATCTCGGGCTCGATCACCGGCATCCCGCCGGGCCACAAGAAGGGCGCCGCCGTCGAGGTCACCTTCGCCATGGGCAGCGACGGCACCCTCGAGGTGACCGGCCGCCACGTGGCCATGGACGAGCCCCTCCACCTCCGGGTCGAGACGGGAGCCGCCCTCAGCCCCGAGACGATCGCCTCCGAGAAGGGCGACGTCGACCTGCGCAAGCCGTCGATGTGA
- the grpE gene encoding nucleotide exchange factor GrpE, giving the protein MSDAAAPGPSPEDAETEPTPAAPPDGAPGGTDDVPTGEPDAVLVAEATGTGDEGAGAPDPAPATDPETEVPTGEPDAVLVAEVTGSRGGAAGEPVGDAAPTPPEDAPPTPEEPSAGDGDLAPLLEEVAGARADITGVREGVDSLLPDLAATAREETVSTGLAGLQRSVEELVRLTRRADEHVAELHGENQRLRAGELASATRPMLRDLVRLSDEVAQLTSACHPEARADLELVGSRLIDTLARWGLTPFTPAVGDPLDATRHQGVGRVASTDGEPGTIASVRRPGFADDEGRAFRPAEVEVFAAPPPPDDDTPSEE; this is encoded by the coding sequence GTGTCCGACGCCGCTGCGCCTGGTCCGAGCCCCGAGGACGCCGAGACCGAGCCCACCCCGGCCGCCCCGCCGGACGGTGCCCCGGGAGGGACCGACGACGTCCCCACCGGCGAGCCCGACGCCGTCCTGGTGGCCGAGGCGACGGGGACCGGCGACGAAGGCGCCGGCGCGCCCGACCCGGCTCCGGCCACCGATCCCGAGACCGAGGTCCCCACCGGTGAGCCCGACGCCGTGCTCGTCGCCGAGGTCACGGGGTCCCGCGGCGGCGCCGCGGGCGAGCCCGTCGGCGACGCCGCCCCCACGCCCCCCGAGGACGCACCACCGACCCCGGAGGAGCCGTCCGCCGGCGACGGGGACCTGGCTCCCCTGCTCGAGGAGGTCGCCGGGGCCCGGGCCGACATCACCGGGGTCCGCGAGGGCGTCGACTCGCTCCTGCCCGACCTGGCCGCCACGGCCCGGGAGGAGACGGTGAGCACGGGGCTGGCCGGGCTCCAGCGCAGCGTCGAGGAGCTGGTGCGCCTCACCCGCCGGGCCGACGAGCACGTGGCCGAGCTCCACGGCGAGAACCAGCGGCTCCGGGCCGGCGAGCTGGCGTCGGCCACCCGCCCGATGCTGCGCGACCTGGTGCGGCTGTCGGACGAGGTGGCCCAGCTCACCTCGGCCTGCCACCCCGAGGCCCGCGCCGACCTCGAGCTGGTCGGGTCGCGCCTGATCGACACGCTGGCCCGCTGGGGCCTGACGCCGTTCACCCCCGCGGTGGGCGACCCCCTCGACGCCACCCGGCACCAGGGGGTCGGCCGGGTCGCCTCGACCGACGGCGAGCCGGGCACCATCGCCTCGGTCCGCCGACCCGGGTTCGCCGACGACGAGGGCCGGGCCTTCCGCCCGGCCGAGGTCGAGGTCTTCGCCGCCCCACCCCCACCCGACGACGACACCCCCTCCGAGGAGTGA
- a CDS encoding TerD family protein → MAVSLSKGGNVSLSKEAPGLTDIVVGLGWDVRATDGTDFDLDGSVFLVNAEGKVRSDADFIFYNNLKSADGSVEHTGDNRTGAGEGDDEQVKVNLVSVPADVDKIVVGVTIDQADARGQNFGQVSNAFIRVLNGSDQSEIARYDLSEDASVETAMVFGEVYRNGDEWKFRAVGQGFAGGLGPLAQSYGVNV, encoded by the coding sequence ATGGCTGTTTCGCTGAGCAAGGGCGGCAACGTCTCGCTGTCGAAGGAGGCCCCGGGCCTCACCGACATCGTCGTCGGTCTGGGCTGGGACGTCCGGGCCACCGACGGCACCGACTTCGACCTCGACGGCAGCGTGTTCCTCGTGAACGCCGAGGGCAAGGTCCGCTCCGACGCCGACTTCATCTTCTACAACAACCTCAAGTCGGCCGACGGCTCCGTCGAGCACACCGGCGACAACCGCACCGGTGCCGGCGAGGGCGACGACGAGCAGGTCAAGGTCAACCTGGTGAGCGTGCCGGCCGACGTCGACAAGATCGTCGTGGGCGTCACCATCGACCAGGCCGACGCCCGGGGCCAGAACTTCGGCCAGGTGTCCAACGCGTTCATCCGCGTGCTCAACGGCTCGGACCAGAGCGAGATCGCCCGCTACGACCTCTCCGAGGATGCGTCGGTCGAGACCGCCATGGTCTTCGGCGAGGTGTACCGCAACGGCGACGAGTGGAAGTTCCGGGCCGTCGGCCAGGGCTTCGCCGGTGGCCTGGGCCCGCTGGCCCAGAGCTACGGCGTGAACGTCTGA
- a CDS encoding TerD family protein, with protein sequence MALTRGQRLRVTDLGVSDDLVLGLGVRPAGFEVVVAGLEEDETLVDRGFLLSRHQPTSFSGSVAIGPGSGGDTVAVTVQLARVPSSVQTLRIALIGDARLSAADLEEAWLRVLADGHETARWSFTGAELSGERAIIVADLYRRDGWRMVLHGTGYRAGLRAFLERIDGGTRLPGAPEPAPPQPATPPVPPPAAPARGAAPFPPPPGVPAPPPPPPAPGPPPRPAPPPAAGAPGSAPGWAPTPGTPPRPDLRSARRRPLRTGLTWRERIFSVPVARALASPSGLGLAAGGAVAGGVGAVVTSVPVVLGAAGLGGLAWLGRGAVAIPRRRGEKIDPFALREPWRSFVRDAREAHETFQRLVERTPEGPLRDRLAEIGGRLEDGLHESWRIASRGESLVEARLAIDDPAVRAELASLHTAGRTHDDTSRARLAEALQSQIDAADRLDRIIDETYDQLRLMDARMDNAVARALEISVSATDQAAYGRLGVEVDGLVDDLEALRQGLEEVRGAQPGSSQPG encoded by the coding sequence GTGGCCCTGACCCGCGGCCAGCGCCTCCGGGTCACGGACCTCGGCGTCTCCGACGACCTCGTCCTCGGCCTCGGGGTCCGTCCGGCGGGCTTCGAGGTCGTGGTCGCCGGGCTCGAGGAGGACGAGACCCTCGTCGATCGCGGGTTCCTCCTGTCGCGCCATCAACCCACGTCGTTCAGCGGCAGCGTGGCCATCGGCCCCGGTTCCGGCGGCGACACCGTCGCCGTGACCGTCCAGCTGGCCCGGGTGCCGTCGTCGGTCCAGACCCTGCGGATCGCCCTGATCGGCGATGCCCGGCTGTCGGCGGCCGACCTCGAGGAGGCGTGGCTGCGGGTCCTGGCCGACGGGCACGAGACGGCCCGGTGGTCGTTCACAGGCGCCGAGCTGTCAGGCGAGCGGGCCATCATCGTGGCCGACCTCTACCGCCGCGACGGGTGGCGGATGGTGCTCCACGGCACCGGGTACCGGGCCGGGCTGCGGGCGTTCCTCGAGCGGATCGATGGCGGCACGCGCCTCCCCGGGGCGCCCGAGCCGGCCCCGCCGCAGCCGGCGACGCCACCCGTGCCACCGCCGGCGGCACCTGCCCGGGGGGCGGCGCCCTTCCCCCCACCACCCGGCGTCCCCGCCCCGCCGCCCCCTCCGCCGGCGCCCGGACCCCCACCGCGCCCGGCGCCGCCGCCGGCCGCCGGTGCCCCGGGGAGCGCTCCGGGATGGGCGCCGACACCCGGGACTCCGCCCCGCCCCGACCTGCGCTCCGCCCGTCGGCGCCCCCTGCGCACCGGGCTCACCTGGCGCGAGCGGATCTTCAGCGTGCCCGTGGCCAGGGCCCTCGCCTCGCCGTCAGGTCTGGGCCTGGCCGCCGGCGGTGCCGTGGCGGGCGGTGTCGGCGCGGTGGTGACGAGCGTGCCGGTCGTCCTGGGCGCCGCCGGCCTGGGCGGGCTGGCGTGGCTGGGGCGCGGCGCCGTGGCCATCCCCCGCAGGCGGGGCGAGAAGATCGACCCCTTCGCCCTGCGCGAGCCCTGGCGCAGCTTCGTGCGCGACGCCAGGGAGGCCCACGAGACCTTCCAGCGGTTGGTCGAGCGGACGCCGGAGGGACCTCTGCGCGACCGGCTGGCCGAGATCGGCGGGCGCCTCGAGGACGGCCTCCACGAGTCCTGGCGGATCGCCTCGCGGGGCGAGTCGCTCGTCGAGGCCCGTCTCGCCATCGACGATCCCGCCGTGCGGGCCGAGCTGGCCTCCCTCCACACCGCCGGCCGCACCCACGACGACACGTCGCGGGCCCGGTTGGCCGAGGCGCTGCAGAGCCAGATCGACGCCGCCGACCGCCTCGACCGCATCATCGACGAGACCTACGACCAGCTCCGTCTGATGGACGCCCGCATGGACAACGCCGTGGCCCGGGCCCTGGAGATCTCCGTCAGCGCGACCGACCAGGCCGCCTACGGCCGCCTCGGCGTCGAGGTCGACGGCCTGGTCGACGACCTCGAGGCCCTCCGCCAGGGCCTCGAGGAGGTGCGGGGCGCCCAACCCGGCTCCTCCCAGCCCGGCTGA
- a CDS encoding RNA polymerase sigma factor, which yields MTTDDVTRSEFDELYRTDWHAVVALGWTLSGSRATGEELAQDAFLDAYRRWDDVGALDRPGAWVRRAVANRAVSHRRHLQVVAAGSARLETAARVAQGAADAPPDTDPDFWAAVRALPERQAQVIALHYLEDMDVAAIAALLDVRGSTVRVHLSRGRRTLARTLTAPTPEEDA from the coding sequence ATGACGACCGATGACGTCACCCGGTCGGAGTTCGACGAGCTGTACCGGACCGACTGGCACGCGGTGGTGGCCCTGGGCTGGACGCTGAGCGGCTCCCGGGCGACGGGCGAGGAGCTGGCCCAGGACGCCTTCCTCGACGCCTACCGCCGGTGGGACGACGTGGGCGCGCTCGACAGGCCCGGGGCGTGGGTCCGGCGGGCCGTCGCCAACCGGGCCGTGTCGCACCGCCGCCACCTCCAGGTGGTCGCCGCCGGTTCGGCCCGCTTGGAGACCGCGGCCCGCGTGGCCCAAGGCGCGGCCGACGCACCCCCCGACACCGATCCCGACTTCTGGGCCGCCGTCCGGGCACTGCCCGAGCGCCAGGCCCAGGTGATCGCCCTCCACTACCTGGAGGACATGGACGTCGCCGCCATCGCCGCCCTGCTCGACGTGCGGGGCTCGACCGTCCGGGTCCACCTCTCCCGGGGCCGCCGCACGCTGGCCCGCACCCTGACCGCCCCCACCCCCGAGGAGGACGCGTGA
- a CDS encoding AIM24 family protein: protein MGYPPQGGYPPQGGYPPQPGPPGGYPPQPGGYPPQPGGYPPQPGGYPPQPGGYPPQPGAPGYGQPPGMGNIYGAPGADGFGRDTLFSNTPVESNEAFALQNGKMLKVTLGQSSGMKELFAKSGSMIAYQGGVTFDGNSRSWAQQQTSRMTRQVLPLMKVSGAGTVYFANQAQDLFILELKGDSFTIDKDNLLAFSPGLRWDVVRVDTGQQIGGMDAFNIELTGNGHFVCCSQGAPLVMNVDPSNYYFADADAVLGWSSSLAVSMQAAVTSSSVTSMRANTGESWQMNFTGEGQVIVQPAEMLPPFNAVATNAQGVPQSLGDLFGSGFAGNNPFGGR, encoded by the coding sequence ATGGGCTATCCCCCCCAAGGCGGCTACCCCCCGCAGGGCGGCTACCCGCCCCAGCCCGGCCCCCCCGGGGGCTACCCGCCGCAGCCGGGCGGCTACCCACCCCAGCCCGGTGGGTACCCGCCCCAGCCCGGGGGCTACCCGCCCCAGCCCGGCGGCTACCCACCCCAGCCCGGGGCGCCCGGCTACGGCCAGCCGCCCGGCATGGGCAACATCTACGGAGCCCCCGGGGCCGACGGGTTCGGCCGCGACACGCTGTTCAGCAACACCCCGGTCGAGTCGAACGAGGCCTTCGCCCTCCAGAACGGGAAGATGCTCAAGGTCACCCTCGGCCAGTCGTCGGGGATGAAGGAGCTGTTCGCCAAGTCGGGCTCGATGATCGCCTACCAGGGCGGCGTCACCTTCGACGGCAACTCCCGCTCGTGGGCCCAGCAGCAGACCTCGCGGATGACCCGCCAGGTCCTCCCGCTGATGAAGGTCTCCGGCGCCGGCACCGTCTACTTCGCCAACCAGGCCCAGGACCTGTTCATCCTCGAGCTCAAGGGCGACAGCTTCACCATCGACAAGGACAACCTCCTCGCCTTCAGCCCCGGGCTGCGGTGGGACGTCGTCCGGGTCGACACCGGCCAGCAGATCGGCGGCATGGACGCCTTCAACATCGAGCTGACCGGCAACGGCCACTTCGTCTGCTGCTCCCAGGGCGCCCCGCTGGTGATGAACGTCGATCCGTCGAACTACTACTTCGCCGACGCCGACGCCGTCCTCGGCTGGAGCTCGTCGCTGGCGGTGAGCATGCAGGCCGCCGTCACCAGCTCGTCGGTCACCTCGATGCGGGCCAACACCGGTGAGAGCTGGCAGATGAACTTCACCGGCGAGGGCCAGGTCATCGTCCAGCCGGCCGAGATGCTGCCGCCGTTCAACGCCGTGGCCACCAACGCCCAGGGCGTCCCCCAGAGCCTGGGCGACCTCTTCGGCTCCGGCTTCGCCGGCAACAACCCCTTCGGCGGCCGCTAG
- a CDS encoding AIM24 family protein has translation MEGFLTQQYQPTPIGDRMSNHGSKMAKVIMQPGVDIMAKAGSMVAYKGLIDFNPNPPAMGNLIKSWATGEGVQLMQATGQGELYLADYGADVVVMQLANEALSVNGPNILAFENTLQWGIERVKDVKMAFSGMGMFNVVLRGQGWVALTSRGTPAVLDTREAPTFVDTDALVAYTEGLQITPRRTAKFSSLIPGRGSGEAFQLGFQGQGFVVVQPAEDASSKFSVRG, from the coding sequence ATGGAAGGCTTTCTCACCCAGCAGTACCAGCCGACGCCGATCGGCGATCGGATGTCGAACCACGGCTCGAAGATGGCCAAGGTCATCATGCAGCCGGGGGTCGACATCATGGCCAAGGCCGGCTCGATGGTCGCCTACAAGGGGCTGATCGACTTCAACCCCAACCCGCCGGCGATGGGCAACCTCATCAAGTCGTGGGCCACGGGCGAGGGTGTCCAGCTGATGCAGGCCACCGGCCAGGGCGAGCTGTACCTCGCCGACTACGGCGCCGACGTCGTGGTGATGCAGCTGGCCAACGAGGCCCTCTCGGTCAACGGCCCCAACATCCTCGCCTTCGAGAACACCCTCCAGTGGGGCATCGAGCGGGTGAAGGACGTGAAGATGGCCTTCTCCGGGATGGGCATGTTCAACGTGGTGCTGCGCGGCCAGGGCTGGGTGGCGCTGACCAGCCGGGGCACGCCCGCCGTGCTCGACACTCGCGAGGCGCCGACCTTCGTCGACACCGATGCCCTCGTCGCCTACACCGAGGGGCTCCAGATCACCCCCCGGCGCACCGCCAAGTTCAGCAGCCTCATCCCCGGCCGGGGATCCGGCGAGGCCTTCCAGCTCGGCTTCCAGGGCCAGGGCTTCGTGGTGGTCCAGCCGGCCGAGGACGCGTCGTCCAAGTTCTCCGTGAGAGGTTGA
- a CDS encoding TerD family protein, which yields MATEFSRGQKSPLSNLTPGTDLYVGVKIEGPGTWDISCFGLDEADKLSDDSYFVFFNQPKSPEESIQLLGAQSGDTESFRLTLDKVPDKIRKLSICAASDDATAGQISSGWFRIVVGGEEVMKFTFSGADFSGERAIIIGDVYMKSVWRVAAVGQGFNGGLADLIRSYGGEVADEEPAPAAPPANTGFAPPPGGPAPAPAPAPGFAPPPGGPAPAPQPAPQFGAPPGGPAPAPPPQAPAAPAAAAPTGAPGGTIDLSKAPAQGYGDTPTMYQPTPPGAMNSLAQYKEKPTTGRYTQQSSKMIKVTLGPEVLTRKGSMVAYQGNIEFDHKGSGGLKKMLENKMTGQGLSMMICRGEGEVFLAEDSTDLHIVELNGRTININANNVLCMDATLAVETKRMESAGLPGGGFFHIEVSGQGTIVVMTHGTPMTIPVQGPTSTDVNATVAWSAGMRVSVSSQVRVQRNLYAGQSAETGCLDFMGMGEAFVVVQPYEV from the coding sequence ATGGCCACCGAGTTCTCTCGTGGGCAGAAGAGCCCACTGTCGAACCTGACCCCGGGGACCGACCTCTACGTCGGCGTCAAGATCGAGGGTCCGGGGACGTGGGACATCTCGTGCTTCGGCCTCGACGAGGCCGACAAGCTGTCCGACGACAGCTACTTCGTGTTCTTCAACCAGCCCAAGTCGCCCGAGGAGTCGATCCAGCTCCTCGGGGCCCAGTCGGGCGACACGGAGTCGTTCCGGCTCACCCTCGACAAGGTGCCGGACAAGATCCGCAAGCTCTCGATCTGCGCCGCCAGCGACGACGCCACCGCCGGCCAGATCAGCAGCGGCTGGTTCCGCATCGTGGTCGGCGGCGAGGAGGTCATGAAGTTCACCTTCTCCGGGGCCGACTTCTCCGGCGAGCGGGCCATCATCATCGGCGACGTCTACATGAAGAGCGTCTGGCGGGTCGCCGCCGTGGGCCAGGGGTTCAACGGCGGCCTGGCCGACCTCATCCGCTCCTACGGCGGCGAGGTCGCCGACGAGGAGCCGGCGCCGGCCGCGCCCCCGGCCAACACCGGCTTCGCCCCGCCCCCCGGCGGGCCCGCGCCGGCACCCGCCCCCGCCCCGGGCTTCGCCCCGCCCCCCGGCGGGCCGGCACCGGCCCCTCAGCCGGCGCCGCAGTTCGGTGCTCCCCCCGGCGGTCCCGCCCCGGCCCCACCGCCGCAGGCCCCGGCGGCACCGGCGGCCGCCGCCCCGACGGGCGCCCCCGGCGGCACCATCGACCTGTCGAAGGCGCCGGCCCAGGGCTACGGCGACACGCCGACGATGTACCAGCCGACCCCGCCCGGGGCCATGAACAGCCTGGCGCAGTACAAGGAGAAGCCGACCACCGGTCGCTACACCCAGCAGAGCTCGAAGATGATCAAGGTGACCCTCGGCCCCGAGGTGCTCACCCGCAAGGGCTCGATGGTCGCCTACCAGGGCAACATCGAGTTCGACCACAAGGGCTCGGGCGGGCTCAAGAAGATGCTCGAGAACAAGATGACCGGCCAGGGCCTGAGCATGATGATCTGCCGGGGCGAGGGCGAGGTCTTCCTGGCCGAGGACTCGACCGACCTCCACATCGTCGAGCTCAACGGCCGCACGATCAACATCAACGCCAACAACGTCCTGTGCATGGACGCGACGCTGGCGGTCGAGACCAAGCGGATGGAGAGCGCCGGCCTCCCCGGCGGCGGCTTCTTCCACATCGAGGTGTCCGGCCAGGGCACCATCGTGGTGATGACGCACGGGACCCCGATGACGATCCCGGTCCAGGGCCCGACGTCGACCGACGTCAACGCCACCGTGGCCTGGTCGGCCGGCATGCGGGTCAGCGTGTCGAGCCAGGTCCGGGTCCAGCGCAACCTGTACGCCGGCCAGTCGGCCGAGACCGGATGCCTCGACTTCATGGGGATGGGCGAGGCCTTCGTGGTCGTCCAGCCCTACGAGGTCTGA
- a CDS encoding carotenoid oxygenase family protein, translating to MGTRGHGSIHPVAREVAIERRAVLRAMGLGAAGLALGGVGALAGCGGDDDRRDGRGTTTTTRPARPAASVAAYDPDTPYWEQGAFAPVPDESTVTDLRVTGTIPSELSGLYVRNGSNSTTGRSPHWFMGDGMVHGMRIEDGRATWYRNRYVHTTLYDQGIEFADAGVPGGDISQSNVAIVQHAGRLLTLGEVGFPYELLTADLTTVGPYDFGGRLDTWMTAHPKIDPATGRMHFFGYGFMDPLLTYHVADADGRLVHSTPIDIPVATMIHDFAVTDRDVIFWIGPVLFGVEGSVPGFPYGWDPEGGPTRVGVMPLDGDGSQMRWVDMDPSFVFHGTNAHREGDDVVLHLNQLDSAFGPDGDLVPSRLHEWRIGTGGDALTLRREQLNDVDMDLPMIDRRHTGTEVRHAWYVTTDDTGDYGFEFAGTLHRDMRTGREQVWDPGPHERAGEVFFVAGGRGEGEGWLLTFAYDRTTDTSALAILDAQDVAAGPVARVHLPVRVPFGFHGLWVPESDL from the coding sequence ATGGGCACCAGGGGGCATGGGTCGATCCACCCGGTCGCGCGGGAGGTGGCGATCGAGCGTCGCGCCGTCCTGCGGGCCATGGGGCTGGGGGCGGCCGGCCTCGCCCTCGGCGGCGTCGGCGCCCTGGCCGGGTGCGGGGGCGACGACGACCGGCGCGACGGGCGCGGCACGACGACCACCACGCGGCCGGCGCGGCCGGCGGCCAGCGTCGCCGCCTACGACCCCGACACCCCGTACTGGGAGCAGGGCGCCTTCGCCCCCGTGCCCGACGAGTCCACCGTCACCGACCTGCGGGTCACGGGGACGATCCCGTCGGAGCTGTCGGGGCTCTACGTCCGCAACGGGTCGAACTCGACCACCGGCCGCTCACCCCACTGGTTCATGGGCGACGGCATGGTCCACGGGATGCGGATCGAGGACGGCCGGGCGACCTGGTACCGCAACCGCTACGTGCACACGACGCTCTACGACCAGGGCATCGAGTTCGCCGACGCCGGGGTCCCCGGGGGCGACATCAGCCAGAGCAACGTCGCCATCGTCCAGCACGCCGGGCGGTTGCTCACCCTCGGCGAGGTCGGCTTCCCCTACGAGCTGTTGACCGCCGACCTCACCACCGTCGGCCCCTACGACTTCGGAGGCCGCCTCGACACGTGGATGACGGCCCACCCGAAGATCGACCCCGCCACCGGGCGGATGCACTTCTTCGGCTACGGGTTCATGGATCCGCTGCTCACCTACCACGTGGCCGACGCCGACGGCCGGCTGGTCCACAGCACGCCGATCGACATCCCCGTCGCCACCATGATCCACGACTTCGCCGTCACCGACCGCGACGTCATCTTCTGGATCGGCCCCGTGCTCTTCGGCGTCGAGGGCTCGGTGCCGGGGTTCCCCTACGGGTGGGACCCCGAGGGCGGCCCGACCCGGGTCGGCGTCATGCCCCTCGACGGCGACGGCTCCCAGATGCGCTGGGTCGACATGGACCCGAGCTTCGTCTTCCACGGCACCAACGCCCACCGCGAGGGCGACGACGTGGTGCTCCACCTGAACCAGCTCGACTCGGCCTTCGGGCCCGACGGAGACCTCGTGCCCTCGCGCCTCCACGAGTGGCGCATCGGCACCGGCGGCGACGCCCTCACGCTCCGCCGCGAGCAGCTCAACGACGTCGACATGGACCTGCCGATGATCGACCGGCGCCACACGGGCACGGAGGTCCGCCATGCCTGGTACGTCACCACCGACGACACCGGCGACTACGGCTTCGAGTTCGCCGGCACCCTCCACCGCGACATGCGGACGGGGCGGGAGCAGGTCTGGGACCCGGGCCCCCACGAGCGGGCCGGCGAGGTGTTCTTCGTCGCCGGCGGGCGGGGCGAGGGCGAGGGCTGGCTGCTGACCTTCGCCTACGACCGCACCACCGACACCTCGGCCCTCGCCATCCTCGACGCCCAGGACGTGGCCGCCGGCCCCGTGGCTCGGGTGCACCTGCCCGTGCGGGTGCCCTTCGGGTTCCACGGCCTGTGGGTCCCGGAGTCCGACCTGTAG